A segment of the Micromonospora sediminicola genome:
GCGCGGCGGCCCGGTCGGGATCACGCGCCGCCAGCGCGGTGAGCTGCTGGTACAGGTCGTCGAGCTTGGTGCGGACCCGGACCTGCCACACCGCGGTCGGCACCCCGCCGCCGGGCGGGAGCACCGGCCGGCTCGCCGGCGCCGTCCCGGGCTGCTCGGGTACGGCCTCGGGCTGGGTCTCCTGGTCGATCATCGCGTCCACCTTCCCCCACGCCGCGCGGCGTCACGCGCGACCCCTGCGACCAGTATCCGCAGGTCAGAGCCATGATGGCCAGAGCACTTCGGACATCCGACGCTGGTGCGCGCGGACGTCGACCCGGTCCCCACGGAGGACACCGTCGACGTCTACCGATCGGTAGCCTGACCCGGTGACCGTCTACGCCCTCGCGCAGCTCACCGTTCACGACCGGGCGCGCTACGACCGGTACGTCGCCGCCTTCCTGCCGGTGCTGGCCCGCCACGGCGGCCGCCTGCTCGCCGCCGACACCGCCCCCCGGGTGGTGGAGGGCGAGTGGTCGCACGACAAGGTGGTCCTCATGTCCTTCGACAACCGAGAGGACTTCGAGCGCTGGTCCACCTCGCCGGAGTACCGCGCGATCTCCCGCGACCGGGAGGCCGCCACCGAGGGGGTGGTGCTCCTGCTCGACGGCATCGGCCACGCCTGGCCGGCCTGAGTCCGCGCGGTGCGGCCGGTCTCAGAGCCGGTGCCGCACC
Coding sequences within it:
- a CDS encoding DUF1330 domain-containing protein, coding for MTVYALAQLTVHDRARYDRYVAAFLPVLARHGGRLLAADTAPRVVEGEWSHDKVVLMSFDNREDFERWSTSPEYRAISRDREAATEGVVLLLDGIGHAWPA